From Roseburia hominis, the proteins below share one genomic window:
- the thiD gene encoding bifunctional hydroxymethylpyrimidine kinase/phosphomethylpyrimidine kinase: MRTALTIAGSDCSGGAGIQADLKTMLANGVYGMSAITALTAQNTMGVTGIMEVTPEFLKEQLDNIFTDIYPDAVKIGMVPSAELIRAISEKLREYGAKNIVVDPVMAATSGSRLISDDAVETLKQELLPLATVLTPNIPEAEVLSGLPVRSAEDMIAAAGKISTTYHCAVLCKGGHQLSTANDLLYIQGSYKWFYGKRIENPNTHGTGCTLSSAIASDLAKGMELERAVEKAKDYISGALGAMLDLGKGSGPMDHGFGLMGEFV, from the coding sequence ATGAGAACGGCGTTAACAATCGCCGGAAGTGACTGCAGCGGTGGCGCCGGAATCCAGGCGGATCTTAAAACGATGCTTGCAAACGGGGTTTACGGTATGAGCGCTATTACCGCACTGACGGCACAAAATACCATGGGCGTGACCGGAATCATGGAGGTTACGCCAGAGTTTTTGAAGGAACAGCTCGATAACATTTTTACGGATATTTACCCGGATGCCGTCAAGATTGGCATGGTACCCTCCGCGGAGCTGATTCGAGCTATTTCTGAAAAATTGAGAGAATATGGAGCAAAAAATATCGTAGTCGACCCGGTCATGGCAGCGACCAGCGGTTCCCGCCTGATCAGTGATGATGCGGTGGAGACCTTGAAACAGGAACTGTTGCCGCTTGCAACGGTTCTGACTCCCAATATCCCGGAGGCAGAAGTATTATCTGGTCTTCCGGTCCGCTCTGCAGAGGATATGATCGCCGCGGCGGGAAAAATCAGTACCACTTACCACTGTGCGGTCCTTTGTAAGGGTGGGCATCAGTTAAGTACTGCAAATGACCTCTTGTATATACAGGGGTCGTACAAATGGTTTTACGGAAAACGTATTGAGAACCCGAATACTCATGGGACCGGATGCACATTGTCCAGTGCGATTGCTTCTGACCTTGCCAAAGGAATGGAGCTTGAGAGAGCAGTTGAGAAGGCGAAAGATTATATCTCCGGGGCTCTGGGTGCTATGCTTGATTTGGGAAAAGGGAGCGGGCCGATGGATCACGGCTTTGGGCTTATGGGAGAATTTGTATGA
- the thiE gene encoding thiamine phosphate synthase encodes MKCDKENLLLYAVTDRSWLKGETLLEQIEKALKGGATLVQLREKKLNEAEFLAEARQVKELCRKYQVPFLINDNVDIALAADADGVHVGQSDMKVSDVRAKLGPDKIIGVSARTVKQARLAEKMGADYLGVGAVFSTGSKADAVEVSHETLKAICKAVSIPVIAIGGIGKQNVMQLAGNGICGIAVISALFAQPDIETAARELKELATEMVGL; translated from the coding sequence ATGAAGTGCGATAAAGAGAATCTGCTGCTCTATGCAGTGACGGACCGAAGCTGGCTAAAAGGAGAAACGCTTTTGGAGCAGATTGAGAAAGCGCTGAAGGGCGGGGCGACCTTGGTACAGCTCAGGGAAAAGAAACTTAATGAGGCAGAATTTCTTGCCGAAGCGAGGCAGGTGAAGGAATTATGCCGGAAGTATCAGGTGCCCTTTTTGATCAACGATAATGTGGATATCGCTCTTGCAGCTGATGCCGACGGGGTTCATGTCGGACAGAGCGATATGAAGGTGTCTGACGTGCGCGCCAAACTTGGGCCGGATAAAATCATCGGGGTGTCAGCCCGGACCGTTAAGCAGGCGCGCCTTGCCGAGAAAATGGGCGCTGATTATCTGGGAGTAGGCGCCGTATTTTCCACCGGCTCCAAGGCAGATGCAGTAGAAGTATCCCATGAGACATTAAAAGCCATCTGTAAGGCTGTCTCTATTCCAGTGATTGCGATCGGCGGAATCGGAAAACAGAACGTGATGCAGCTTGCGGGGAATGGAATCTGTGGAATTGCGGTGATCAGCGCACTGTTCGCACAGCCGGATATCGAAACAGCGGCAAGAGAGCTCAAGGAACTTGCCACAGAAATGGTGGGACTATGA